One window from the genome of Flexibacter flexilis DSM 6793 encodes:
- a CDS encoding ABC transporter ATP-binding protein, which produces MNIIAQQLGKRFQRDWIFKQLDYTFEAGTVYAITGANGSGKSTLLQTLSGVVPATEGQIQYIHDNQAVSPDNVYQHISITAPYLELIEEFTLQEMLNFHWKFKRLRLPIPQDELLEKIQLPKARHKIIAHFSSGMKQRLKLAVAMLADTPVLLLDEPTTNMDLRGIDWYRHEVQQHLAGRLVMICSNQPYEYDFAQAQICITDYQPQAK; this is translated from the coding sequence ATGAACATTATCGCCCAACAACTCGGCAAACGCTTCCAACGCGACTGGATTTTTAAACAACTGGATTACACTTTTGAGGCTGGCACAGTCTATGCCATTACGGGTGCAAACGGTTCGGGTAAATCCACGTTGTTGCAAACGCTTTCGGGTGTAGTGCCAGCCACCGAAGGCCAAATTCAGTATATACATGACAATCAAGCGGTTTCGCCAGACAATGTGTATCAGCATATTTCCATTACAGCACCATATTTGGAGTTGATAGAAGAATTTACGTTACAAGAAATGCTTAATTTTCATTGGAAATTTAAGCGTTTGCGCCTGCCGATTCCGCAAGATGAATTGTTAGAAAAAATCCAGTTGCCGAAGGCTCGCCACAAAATTATTGCACATTTTTCGTCGGGCATGAAGCAACGCCTCAAACTGGCCGTGGCAATGCTGGCCGACACGCCCGTTTTGTTGCTGGACGAACCCACTACCAACATGGATTTGCGCGGTATCGACTGGTACAGGCACGAAGTACAACAGCATTTGGCGGGTCGTTTGGTAATGATTTGTTCTAATCAGCCTTACGAATACGACTTTGCGCAAGCCCAAATTTGCATCACAGACTATCAGCCACAGGCAAAATAA
- a CDS encoding DUF4249 domain-containing protein: MKNLHLYQSIAVAMLAVLLPACDFQKNVTIDLPTYEQGLVVECYLEKGKPMRALLTESSSYFDTLAETTVKDARVTITKKGQTQALPYSPMYDLQYRKIYTHRNYANTVPDYNAVYSIDITDPKGRHLTGTTRFLPEPVIDSVKLIFQEKDTTASLRMWIKDDPNAENYYRILVNRDSLTGGADFDRTFQDQVFNGQSFPFFTNYRYKLEDTLYVRVFNIEKPYFDFLRSLENAQRSNGNPFTQPASAQATVQGGYGVFTTLNYVQKIVIVKK, translated from the coding sequence ATGAAAAACTTGCATTTATATCAGAGTATAGCAGTGGCAATGTTAGCGGTGCTGCTGCCCGCCTGCGACTTTCAGAAAAATGTAACTATCGACTTACCTACTTACGAACAAGGCTTGGTGGTAGAATGTTATTTGGAAAAAGGAAAGCCGATGCGTGCGTTGCTTACCGAAAGTTCTAGCTACTTTGATACTTTGGCCGAAACGACCGTGAAAGATGCGCGAGTAACCATTACCAAAAAAGGTCAAACACAGGCTTTGCCTTACAGTCCAATGTACGATTTGCAGTATCGCAAAATCTACACACACCGTAATTATGCCAATACCGTTCCTGACTACAATGCGGTTTATTCCATAGACATCACCGACCCCAAAGGCCGACACCTCACAGGCACTACGCGTTTTTTGCCCGAACCTGTGATAGATAGCGTAAAGTTGATTTTTCAGGAAAAAGACACGACAGCTTCGCTGCGTATGTGGATAAAAGATGATCCCAATGCAGAAAATTATTACCGTATTTTGGTGAACAGAGATAGCCTGACGGGTGGTGCGGATTTTGACCGCACGTTCCAAGATCAAGTGTTTAACGGCCAAAGTTTTCCATTTTTTACCAATTACCGCTATAAATTAGAAGATACATTGTACGTGCGCGTATTCAATATCGAAAAGCCGTATTTTGATTTTTTGCGGTCTTTGGAAAATGCGCAACGCTCTAACGGAAATCCGTTTACGCAACCCGCTTCTGCGCAAGCCACCGTACAAGGCGGTTATGGAGTTTTCACCACGCTCAATTATGTACAAAAAATAGTTATTGTTAAAAAGTAA
- a CDS encoding T9SS type A sorting domain-containing protein: MKKIVSLSLLLGLLQWGAFAQMYQWAKNIGGTGAVQSNALYVDAVPNLYTIGVFSGTADFDPSAGVANMTSSGGNDIFITKFDANGNFIWAKSIGGTSTEEAYTITADATGNIYLSGIFTGTVDFDPSAATYNLTALGTDIFVLKLNNSGNFVWAQAMTGLGGGNSFAIAVDNAGNVYNTGYLWGIMDFDPGALVLNLSATLAYDNLFVQKLDASGNLVWAESMSGLGNSYGNAITIDNSGNVLVSGYFTGIVDFDPSLASANLSASSEDALALKLNSAGTLVWVKKLGGTSDERSSSIEVDAAGNVYAAGYFGGTADFDPSAATANLTSAGNTDIFTVKLSAAGNYVWAKRAGASGADAATSVYLDASNNVYTTGFYQATVDFDPSASVANLTSAGSNDAFVQELDNNGNFLWVRGVGGIGSDKANAIAIDGTPNLYITGTFQGTADFDPDASIANLTAVSSSDIFLLKLSNNILPVELTYFGAMVRDKSIALEWEIVSENNADRFEIERSTNGHNFEAIGKVKAVGNSSQPNRYAFWDNEIRQAIGYYYRLKQWDADGKFDYSPTCYVTLRKLAVQVYPNPSGGMITLHLPNPQYYKYTLINHLGQTMREGEFESNNEIKKHTMDLTLLPKGQYILHLTLHNTIINQPILLH, translated from the coding sequence ATGAAAAAGATAGTATCTCTTTCACTGCTATTAGGATTATTGCAGTGGGGGGCTTTCGCACAAATGTATCAATGGGCCAAAAACATAGGTGGGACAGGTGCCGTACAAAGCAATGCTCTATATGTTGATGCGGTTCCGAATCTCTACACCATTGGTGTGTTTTCGGGCACAGCAGATTTTGACCCCAGCGCAGGAGTCGCTAACATGACTTCCAGTGGCGGTAATGATATTTTTATTACCAAATTCGATGCTAATGGCAATTTTATTTGGGCTAAAAGCATTGGCGGTACAAGCACCGAAGAAGCTTATACCATTACAGCAGACGCAACAGGAAATATTTACCTCTCAGGTATTTTTACGGGCACCGTCGATTTTGACCCAAGTGCAGCAACGTATAATCTGACGGCTTTAGGTACGGATATTTTTGTATTAAAACTCAACAATTCAGGCAATTTTGTTTGGGCGCAAGCCATGACAGGACTCGGTGGCGGCAATAGTTTTGCTATCGCCGTAGATAACGCAGGCAATGTCTATAATACGGGCTATTTGTGGGGCATAATGGACTTTGATCCAGGCGCGTTGGTACTCAATCTCTCCGCTACACTTGCTTATGACAATCTTTTTGTACAAAAATTAGATGCCTCTGGCAATCTGGTTTGGGCAGAATCCATGAGCGGCTTGGGCAACAGCTACGGAAATGCTATTACCATTGACAATTCAGGCAATGTTTTAGTGTCTGGCTATTTTACGGGCATTGTGGACTTTGACCCCAGTTTGGCAAGTGCCAACTTGTCGGCTTCTTCGGAAGATGCGCTGGCGCTTAAACTGAATAGTGCAGGCACATTGGTTTGGGTAAAAAAATTAGGGGGGACAAGCGATGAAAGAAGTAGTAGTATCGAAGTCGATGCTGCAGGAAATGTTTATGCCGCAGGTTATTTTGGGGGAACTGCCGACTTTGACCCAAGTGCCGCGACAGCCAATCTAACTTCTGCTGGCAATACAGATATTTTTACTGTAAAACTTAGTGCGGCTGGCAATTACGTTTGGGCAAAAAGGGCAGGAGCAAGCGGAGCAGATGCCGCCACTTCTGTGTATTTGGATGCCAGTAATAATGTTTATACAACTGGTTTTTATCAAGCTACCGTAGATTTTGACCCCAGTGCAAGTGTTGCAAACTTAACGTCTGCGGGCAGCAACGATGCTTTTGTACAAGAATTAGACAACAATGGTAATTTTCTTTGGGTGCGGGGAGTTGGCGGCATTGGTTCAGATAAAGCAAATGCCATTGCCATAGACGGAACGCCTAATTTATATATCACAGGAACATTTCAGGGAACGGCGGATTTTGACCCAGACGCAAGCATTGCCAATCTTACAGCCGTTAGCAGCTCAGATATTTTCTTGCTCAAACTCAGCAATAATATATTACCCGTAGAGCTAACTTATTTTGGAGCAATGGTTCGAGACAAATCCATTGCATTAGAATGGGAAATCGTTTCAGAAAACAATGCAGACCGTTTTGAAATAGAACGCAGCACCAATGGCCATAATTTTGAGGCAATAGGGAAAGTAAAAGCTGTTGGTAATAGTTCGCAACCCAATCGGTATGCGTTTTGGGACAATGAAATACGACAAGCCATAGGATATTATTATCGCCTCAAACAATGGGACGCTGATGGAAAATTTGATTATTCGCCTACCTGCTACGTTACATTACGAAAATTAGCAGTACAAGTATATCCTAATCCAAGTGGAGGAATGATTACTTTGCATTTGCCCAACCCACAATACTACAAATACACTTTAATCAATCATCTTGGCCAAACCATGCGGGAAGGAGAATTTGAATCCAATAACGAAATCAAAAAACACACGATGGATTTAACTTTACTTCCCAAAGGCCAATACATTTTACATCTTACTTTGCATAACACAATAATTAATCAGCCAATACTGCTGCACTAA
- a CDS encoding PorV/PorQ family protein, producing MNCKRIVGLMALNCWLAYGALAQNTTGHSPYSRFGLGDLSSQGGSRAMGMAETGVAAPSDENINLLNPALLTYNRVTNFQIDLYGQRKKMSTSSASETSTGGGLTNLAFSFPITKKMTAAFGLSPYSSVDYWLNTTTVMNTATDTASAIYAYKGSGSLSKVFLATGYAITPNLSVGVQANYLFGTLTNESVVQILPASDNNSFSVNKRDYYSRILFKPGVFYKAIIDTASRKYIGIGATIELGSSGNLRYDNKIYEYDGQGGTVEIDERSINQKTNFTMPATYRVGLGMGVPLKWKLAADFSYTDWTKLKNNNTTSNSAMNAAYMAAVGGEWIPGYHKAGYWNKVTYRAGLNFQQTPITVNGQKINDMYVGLGMGLPIFRKETKFMYPMVNLGLAVGQRGTTQNSGIKENYFRISLGFVLNDNLWFTRYKID from the coding sequence ATGAATTGTAAACGTATCGTCGGGCTGATGGCCTTGAATTGCTGGCTGGCTTATGGTGCTCTGGCACAAAATACAACGGGGCACTCCCCTTATTCACGTTTTGGTTTGGGCGATTTGTCTTCGCAAGGTGGCAGCCGTGCAATGGGCATGGCCGAAACAGGAGTAGCTGCTCCTTCTGACGAAAACATCAATTTGTTAAATCCTGCTTTGCTCACGTACAATCGTGTTACCAATTTTCAGATAGATTTGTATGGGCAAAGAAAGAAAATGAGTACGTCTTCGGCTTCCGAAACAAGCACGGGTGGTGGCCTGACCAACCTTGCGTTTTCTTTTCCGATTACCAAGAAAATGACAGCCGCCTTTGGCCTTTCTCCTTATTCGTCGGTGGACTATTGGCTCAATACCACAACGGTAATGAATACTGCCACAGACACAGCCTCAGCTATTTATGCCTATAAAGGTTCTGGTAGTTTGTCTAAAGTTTTTCTGGCAACAGGCTACGCCATTACGCCCAATTTGTCGGTAGGTGTACAGGCCAATTATTTATTTGGAACGCTTACTAATGAGTCTGTTGTACAAATATTGCCAGCATCAGATAACAACTCATTTTCTGTAAACAAGCGTGATTATTATTCACGCATTCTATTTAAACCAGGTGTTTTTTATAAAGCAATTATAGATACAGCTAGCCGCAAATATATAGGTATAGGAGCTACTATTGAGTTAGGTTCGTCGGGCAATCTTCGTTACGACAATAAAATATACGAATATGATGGTCAAGGCGGAACAGTAGAAATAGACGAGCGTAGTATAAATCAAAAAACAAATTTTACGATGCCTGCCACTTATCGCGTGGGTTTGGGAATGGGCGTTCCTTTGAAATGGAAGTTAGCTGCCGACTTCTCTTATACAGATTGGACGAAATTGAAAAATAATAACACAACCTCAAATTCGGCCATGAATGCCGCTTATATGGCTGCTGTTGGTGGTGAATGGATTCCGGGTTATCATAAAGCGGGCTATTGGAACAAAGTTACTTATAGAGCTGGTCTTAATTTTCAGCAAACGCCCATTACCGTAAACGGGCAAAAAATCAATGATATGTACGTGGGCTTAGGAATGGGATTACCTATTTTCCGTAAAGAAACAAAGTTCATGTATCCGATGGTTAATTTGGGCTTGGCCGTAGGTCAGCGCGGAACTACTCAAAACAGCGGCATCAAAGAAAACTACTTCCGTATTAGTTTAGGTTTTGTGCTAAACGATAATTTGTGGTTTACGCGTTACAAAATTGACTAA
- a CDS encoding PorP/SprF family type IX secretion system membrane protein, with translation MKNFIYTGILLASLVFSLRPHKAQAQDNQFSQFYAAPLFINPAFTGALGYACDDPKSRWRGVANYRRQWSYFNTYAVSVDYLNPARSRDKGLGFGGQVIRDVAKNGFTNTSVAGSAAYITSIDGDWGFNGGVQLGYTMRGFSGGNLTYPDQFNDYGFTNTSTPDNQQSYASKGFVEAAAGVVLYNRNFWVGFAGHHLNRPNQALAEEGSDRISRRFSVHTGYKISFNDQPKSLTRKLDEHSLTPVVQFRHQGSFNQIDLGAYYTKEPLTIGLTYRGLPIKSEDDKLANEALVGVIGLKTMGFRIGYSFDYTLSGLNKSSYKNAHEISLAYQFVSDKCQRRLMRKIACPSF, from the coding sequence ATGAAAAATTTTATATATACAGGAATTTTACTAGCCTCTTTGGTATTCTCTTTGCGTCCACACAAAGCCCAAGCCCAAGACAACCAATTTTCTCAATTTTACGCCGCACCGCTTTTCATCAATCCTGCGTTTACGGGTGCGTTGGGCTATGCCTGCGACGACCCCAAGTCGCGCTGGCGTGGCGTGGCCAACTACCGCCGCCAATGGTCATATTTCAATACTTACGCCGTGTCGGTGGACTATCTCAACCCTGCCCGTTCACGCGATAAAGGCTTAGGATTTGGCGGCCAAGTAATCCGTGATGTTGCCAAAAATGGCTTTACTAATACATCAGTGGCAGGTTCTGCGGCCTACATTACCAGTATCGACGGGGATTGGGGCTTTAATGGCGGCGTGCAATTGGGCTATACCATGCGCGGCTTTTCGGGTGGAAATCTTACTTACCCAGATCAGTTCAACGACTACGGTTTTACCAATACTTCCACGCCCGACAACCAACAATCTTACGCATCCAAAGGCTTCGTAGAAGCGGCGGCGGGTGTAGTGTTATACAATCGTAATTTCTGGGTTGGCTTTGCTGGCCATCACCTCAATCGCCCGAATCAGGCTTTGGCAGAAGAAGGTTCTGACCGCATTTCTCGTCGTTTTTCGGTGCATACAGGTTATAAAATTTCATTCAACGACCAACCCAAAAGTCTTACACGCAAACTCGATGAGCATAGCCTAACACCTGTGGTTCAGTTCAGACACCAAGGAAGTTTCAATCAAATAGATTTGGGTGCGTATTATACCAAAGAACCGTTAACTATTGGATTGACATACAGGGGTTTACCTATTAAAAGTGAAGACGACAAGCTAGCCAATGAAGCATTAGTGGGAGTAATTGGTCTGAAGACAATGGGCTTTCGCATCGGTTATAGCTTCGATTATACACTTTCGGGCTTAAATAAAAGCAGTTACAAAAACGCACACGAAATTTCATTGGCTTACCAATTCGTTTCGGACAAATGCCAACGCCGCCTAATGCGCAAAATCGCTTGTCCGTCGTTCTAA
- a CDS encoding aldose 1-epimerase family protein encodes MNTTIKNNFLSVSVNNLGAELTSIRRVSDGREYLWQAGTQYWSRHAPVLFPIVGKLRNNEYRFQTHTYSLSQHGFARDMEFDLVGRETDRLLYKLTSDSVTMGIYPFEFEFYIGYQLIDNNLNVNYWVKNTGKDTMYFSVGGHPAFNINVEEGETIEDYYLYFSEPETQPLYSLENGLIGGIAEEKFLDNTQKLLLHCNIFDKDALIFKNLRSESVILFNKQNTYALGMYFKGFPNFGVWSKKDAPFVCLEPWLGIADNVNASGELTEKDGILSLAAGGDHASIYTISVLK; translated from the coding sequence ATGAATACAACGATTAAAAACAACTTTTTGTCGGTGTCGGTCAATAACTTAGGTGCGGAGCTTACAAGTATTCGTCGGGTATCCGATGGGCGCGAATATTTGTGGCAAGCAGGCACGCAATATTGGTCGCGCCATGCCCCCGTGCTTTTCCCGATTGTAGGCAAACTACGCAACAACGAATATCGTTTCCAGACGCACACGTACAGCCTCAGCCAACACGGCTTTGCCAGAGACATGGAGTTTGATTTGGTAGGGCGCGAAACCGACCGACTGCTTTACAAACTCACGTCTGACAGTGTTACGATGGGGATTTATCCTTTTGAGTTTGAGTTTTACATTGGTTATCAGCTTATCGACAACAACCTAAATGTAAATTATTGGGTAAAAAATACAGGCAAAGACACTATGTATTTTTCGGTAGGCGGTCATCCTGCATTTAATATTAATGTGGAAGAAGGCGAAACCATCGAAGACTATTATTTGTATTTTTCAGAACCTGAAACGCAACCGCTTTACAGCTTAGAAAATGGCCTGATTGGTGGTATTGCTGAAGAAAAGTTTTTGGACAACACACAAAAGTTGCTGCTACACTGCAATATTTTCGATAAAGATGCACTCATTTTCAAAAACTTACGTTCAGAAAGTGTGATTTTGTTTAACAAACAAAATACCTACGCGCTGGGAATGTACTTTAAAGGTTTCCCAAATTTTGGCGTTTGGTCAAAGAAAGATGCGCCATTCGTGTGTCTTGAGCCTTGGCTCGGTATTGCCGACAACGTAAACGCTTCGGGCGAACTGACAGAAAAAGATGGCATTTTGTCTTTGGCGGCAGGTGGCGACCATGCCAGTATTTACACTATTTCTGTTTTGAAATAA
- a CDS encoding type III pantothenate kinase, producing MNLTIDIGNTRTKAALFEGSKLLHVFYKVLPTQLTDYKIDNVIVSSVAQADGLKWKEAFGLANYLNFSQQTPVPFRNHYATPHTLGLDRIAAVVGAMVLFPQKNCLVIDAGTCITFDLVEASADYRGGAISAGLHMRANALHTFTARLPLVENLSPTPLIGTSTHEAILSGIVNGTVAELEGIIGRYEQQYADLQVLICGGDAAFFESQLKKTIFVVSDLVHIGLNRILEYNNEL from the coding sequence ATGAATTTGACCATAGACATCGGCAATACGCGCACGAAAGCAGCTTTGTTTGAAGGCTCAAAATTGCTGCACGTGTTTTATAAAGTTTTGCCTACCCAACTCACAGATTATAAGATAGATAATGTAATTGTTTCGTCTGTAGCGCAAGCCGATGGGTTGAAGTGGAAAGAAGCATTCGGATTGGCTAACTATTTGAATTTCAGCCAACAAACACCCGTTCCGTTTCGGAATCATTATGCCACGCCACATACTTTGGGGCTGGATAGAATCGCGGCGGTGGTGGGTGCTATGGTGTTATTTCCGCAAAAAAATTGCTTGGTGATAGACGCGGGCACTTGCATTACTTTCGACCTTGTGGAGGCTTCGGCAGACTATCGGGGCGGAGCTATTTCGGCAGGTTTGCACATGAGAGCCAATGCGCTACATACTTTTACGGCGCGTTTGCCGTTAGTAGAAAACCTTAGCCCAACGCCGCTGATTGGCACAAGCACACACGAGGCCATTTTGAGTGGCATTGTGAATGGAACAGTGGCCGAGTTGGAAGGAATAATTGGTCGTTATGAGCAGCAATATGCAGATTTGCAGGTGCTTATTTGTGGCGGTGATGCGGCTTTTTTTGAAAGCCAACTAAAAAAGACAATATTTGTAGTTTCGGACTTAGTTCATATAGGATTAAACAGGATTTTAGAATATAATAATGAATTGTAA
- a CDS encoding DNA alkylation repair protein, which translates to MKKDIILYINDLEEKMVAAANPENAAPMQQYMRNQFPFLGIKTPERRDLVREFVRTNGLPDVDNLEKCVDMLWKMPAREFQYVAIELLGKQAKKLPEEAIVWLERWVTSRSWWDSVDVLVGVIGIYFEKYPHQIAAINERWITSGNIWLQRCTLIFQLRYKQKTNQDLLFENIRKLASSKEFFIQKAIGWSLRQYARVAPVAVQTFVDTHTLAPLSRREALKHL; encoded by the coding sequence ATGAAAAAAGATATTATACTTTATATCAATGATTTAGAAGAAAAAATGGTCGCTGCGGCCAATCCCGAAAACGCCGCGCCGATGCAACAATATATGCGCAATCAATTTCCGTTTTTGGGTATCAAAACACCCGAAAGACGGGATTTGGTACGCGAGTTTGTCCGAACTAACGGCCTGCCAGATGTGGATAACTTAGAAAAATGTGTGGATATGTTGTGGAAAATGCCTGCCCGCGAGTTTCAATATGTGGCCATCGAGCTGTTGGGAAAGCAAGCTAAAAAACTACCAGAAGAGGCGATTGTGTGGCTGGAACGCTGGGTTACAAGTCGTTCGTGGTGGGATAGCGTGGACGTTTTGGTGGGTGTCATTGGCATTTATTTTGAAAAATACCCGCACCAAATCGCAGCAATCAATGAACGTTGGATTACGTCGGGCAATATTTGGCTGCAACGCTGTACGCTTATTTTTCAGTTGCGTTACAAACAAAAAACCAATCAGGATTTACTTTTTGAAAATATCCGAAAGCTGGCAAGCTCAAAAGAGTTTTTTATCCAAAAAGCGATTGGCTGGTCTTTGCGCCAATATGCGCGTGTGGCACCTGTGGCCGTCCAGACTTTTGTAGATACACATACGCTCGCGCCTTTGAGCCGCCGCGAAGCCCTCAAACATTTATAG
- a CDS encoding Ig-like domain-containing protein has protein sequence MYKIFTLWRYTFLLFFLLASQTAISQTISTPVIAGIIPVTSYCSGSSITVNTTVSGFTGTPQYNVQLSDAAGAFGTPITIGSYTVDNGPNLSISCVIPANSPTSSTYKLRVVNGSVISPATTLQINTTPPTPEVANPAAVCLGSSITVSPTNPVSGATYTWEDPSGNFQTGASYTIASVTPSTTGTYRVRASFNGCTSATDTFVVANTTSTPTINSNSPVCSGNNIVISTALVAGNTYRWFLPNGDSITTTDPSFSVANASAATAGTYGVKTIASGCASIKSTTNIVVSAYPQSPTVSSAFVSVCENGTLTLTANSFVTGATFEWSGNGTTSTNNPLILNNVTLAQTGIYSVRIKFGNCYSLPVDVNVTVKQLPSTPTITSDTVTCAGVPYTFTTPTVAGAVYTWTGPSGSTFSTQQNPTFIPTVASAGTYQLMVTVNSCNSAVKSFNLQVKGQPKKPTISTVSTPICPNDTMRVFVTDTVANSTYKWFGPSGFTSTKDTVVFTQFPIKAGAYKLVRFVNGCPSDTAQLNLTLRSAPIQPTAKNTSPVCEGDPFTISADTIAGVKYHWTGPNGFTSNKQTVVFSKSIAANAGTYTLKVTNSTGCSSLASTTNVVVYAKIDTLPIQITGAVCENDTVTLTAPAGYSSYKWSRGDTSRSIRTGKTGTYRVAVINALGCPSSGTVAVTRDECVPNIYVADAFTPNNDGNNDYFEVHGNGVTKFGMKVYNRWGECIFYGKSLDEVWNGRFNNNECPSGDYAYVIDYEITHKGQTQSKRKTGMFQLIR, from the coding sequence ATGTACAAAATATTTACGCTTTGGCGGTACACATTTCTCCTGTTTTTTTTACTGGCAAGCCAAACCGCTATTAGCCAGACGATAAGTACGCCTGTTATTGCAGGGATTATCCCCGTAACAAGTTACTGTTCAGGCTCAAGTATTACTGTAAATACTACAGTCAGTGGCTTTACAGGCACTCCGCAATATAATGTGCAACTTTCTGATGCAGCAGGAGCATTTGGCACACCAATTACAATTGGTAGTTATACGGTAGATAACGGCCCTAATTTGAGTATTTCGTGTGTAATTCCTGCTAACAGCCCCACTTCAAGCACTTATAAGTTACGTGTTGTAAACGGGTCGGTTATTAGCCCAGCAACAACCCTTCAAATCAATACTACCCCTCCAACACCAGAAGTAGCCAATCCTGCGGCGGTGTGTTTGGGTAGTTCTATTACTGTAAGTCCAACCAATCCTGTGTCGGGAGCTACATATACTTGGGAAGATCCTAGCGGCAATTTCCAAACGGGAGCATCTTACACTATAGCAAGCGTAACACCAAGTACAACAGGTACTTATCGCGTTAGAGCCTCGTTCAATGGTTGTACAAGTGCCACTGATACTTTTGTGGTTGCTAATACAACAAGTACGCCTACTATCAACTCTAACAGTCCTGTTTGTAGTGGAAATAATATTGTGATTTCTACGGCATTGGTTGCAGGCAACACTTATCGTTGGTTTTTGCCTAATGGTGATAGTATCACAACCACCGACCCTTCTTTTAGTGTAGCCAATGCCAGTGCGGCAACGGCTGGCACGTATGGGGTAAAAACCATTGCCAGTGGTTGCGCTAGCATCAAAAGTACTACCAATATTGTCGTAAGTGCTTATCCTCAATCGCCAACCGTAAGTAGTGCTTTTGTAAGTGTTTGCGAAAATGGAACGCTTACACTTACGGCCAATTCATTTGTAACAGGTGCTACCTTTGAATGGTCTGGGAATGGAACAACTTCTACTAATAATCCTTTGATTCTCAATAATGTAACGTTGGCGCAAACAGGTATATATTCCGTTCGTATCAAATTCGGAAACTGTTATAGTTTGCCAGTAGATGTAAATGTTACTGTTAAGCAATTGCCAAGTACACCAACCATCACATCCGATACAGTTACTTGCGCAGGCGTACCTTATACTTTTACTACACCGACAGTAGCAGGAGCAGTTTATACTTGGACAGGCCCAAGCGGAAGTACCTTTTCTACTCAACAAAATCCAACATTTATTCCTACAGTAGCTTCGGCAGGAACTTATCAATTGATGGTAACTGTCAATAGCTGTAACAGTGCGGTTAAAAGTTTTAATCTACAAGTAAAAGGCCAACCCAAAAAGCCAACTATCAGCACAGTAAGTACGCCCATTTGTCCAAACGATACGATGCGCGTTTTTGTAACGGATACGGTGGCTAACTCTACCTACAAATGGTTTGGTCCAAGTGGCTTTACTTCTACCAAAGACACAGTAGTTTTTACACAATTTCCTATCAAAGCAGGTGCTTATAAGTTAGTACGTTTTGTCAATGGCTGCCCAAGCGATACCGCTCAACTTAATTTAACACTGCGCTCTGCGCCTATCCAACCAACGGCTAAAAATACATCTCCTGTTTGTGAAGGAGACCCTTTTACAATTAGTGCAGATACGATTGCTGGCGTAAAGTATCATTGGACGGGGCCAAATGGTTTTACTTCCAACAAACAAACTGTTGTATTTAGTAAAAGTATCGCGGCGAATGCGGGAACATACACCCTAAAAGTAACCAACAGTACTGGTTGTTCGAGCCTTGCAAGTACTACCAACGTAGTGGTTTATGCCAAAATAGATACATTACCAATTCAAATTACGGGTGCAGTTTGCGAGAATGACACCGTAACACTCACAGCTCCTGCAGGTTATAGCTCTTACAAATGGTCGAGAGGTGATACAAGCCGCAGCATTCGCACAGGAAAAACAGGTACTTATAGAGTTGCTGTTATCAATGCTTTAGGTTGCCCATCGTCGGGAACCGTCGCCGTAACCAGAGATGAATGTGTGCCCAACATTTATGTGGCAGATGCTTTTACACCTAATAACGATGGCAATAATGACTATTTTGAGGTACACGGCAACGGCGTAACTAAATTTGGAATGAAAGTGTACAACCGTTGGGGCGAATGTATTTTCTATGGAAAATCTTTAGACGAGGTTTGGAACGGACGTTTCAATAATAACGAATGCCCGTCGGGCGATTATGCCTATGTGATCGACTACGAAATCACGCATAAAGGCCAGACGCAAAGCAAACGCAAAACGGGTATGTTCCAACTTATTCGTTAG